Part of the Leptospira sp. GIMC2001 genome, CACTATTGTTAGCTCTGGTTGTGGAAGACCAATAGGCTTGCATTGTATTAGGAAAGAATTCTGTATATGTTCTGGGAGAAGATGAGTTCTCAGGCCTGAAAACTGTGATTAACTCTCGGATCGTGGGAAGTCTCCAACTTCTGCCCGCAAAATTTTCCTGAGTCAGTTGGTTGCAATGGGCGAGACCATCGTTCCATACGAATCCTCCAGATCCTCCGGCGCAATTATTATTTATATCTTGGGAAGCGGCGCATTTTGTCCAAGTCAAACCGGATACTCTATCATATATTGTGCTATCTCCATTGTCTATAAAGCTAGGAGTATTTGTAACACGAGAACTTCCTGCAACACAACGAACTAATTGTCCGTAACTAAATTGAGTACTTGTAAACATTACGGTTCCACCATTATTTCCACGAAATTCCAATACCATTGCGTAATCATTTCCGAAACGATTTGACAATGTGTTGGTCCAATATTGCAATACAAAACTAGAGCCTTGGTTTGCATTGGGGAAGCCGACAGGTGAAAAAGTTGGATTACCTCCCATATTGTATCTATATAAGGATTCCAATTCTCGAAATTCAGGAAGCCTCCAATCAGTTCGCCCTGCATATCCATTCCCATCATTTTCATGATTTAGCGCCTCACAACTACTTATTGCTTGGTGCCAGTCAAGTGTAAAGTTTGTTGCTCCTGAATTGCAAGTTGATCCATTTCTTCCTTCCCGACAAGTCTTCCACACCAGTCCCGTATAATTGTCTGTAGTTGTATAATCGTTATCATATATTGAATGCTGTGTTGGAACGGTAAAATTAAAATCCCCACCAGGTTGTAAATCGCCATCATCCCCTGGTTGATAGGAAGTAGTTTGTCCTGTACGAAGTGTTCGCATAGAGAATATTCCAGAGATTTCGTCTCCTTCTTCATAACCAGACTTGAAGCTTTTTGCACGAAGAGTCAGACCTGCAATATTTTGAATAGGTAGAGGATTCTCATAAATATATGTATCAGGTGAACCTGGTTCGGGTTCGGTGTCATTTAGTGTATAATAAATATTTGCATCAATCGTTTCTGTACTTAAGCTGATACTAGTTGGTTCTGAGAATACACCCGGCGCAACGTTGAATTCTGGCATGGCTGTTCTCAATACTGATCCACTTTCACTAT contains:
- a CDS encoding Lcl domain-containing protein; protein product: MGESLLLGLLGNFSNPQSSDQVSNEGIENGLGDNSNPADSESGSVLRTAMPEFNVAPGVFSEPTSISLSTETIDANIYYTLNDTEPEPGSPDTYIYENPLPIQNIAGLTLRAKSFKSGYEEGDEISGIFSMRTLRTGQTTSYQPGDDGDLQPGGDFNFTVPTQHSIYDNDYTTTDNYTGLVWKTCREGRNGSTCNSGATNFTLDWHQAISSCEALNHENDGNGYAGRTDWRLPEFRELESLYRYNMGGNPTFSPVGFPNANQGSSFVLQYWTNTLSNRFGNDYAMVLEFRGNNGGTVMFTSTQFSYGQLVRCVAGSSRVTNTPSFIDNGDSTIYDRVSGLTWTKCAASQDINNNCAGGSGGFVWNDGLAHCNQLTQENFAGRSWRLPTIRELITVFRPENSSSPRTYTEFFPNTMQAYWSSTTRANNSGEAWIVQFSDSRVNTMSKTTAGIARTRCVAVD